The following proteins are encoded in a genomic region of Rhinolophus ferrumequinum isolate MPI-CBG mRhiFer1 chromosome 17, mRhiFer1_v1.p, whole genome shotgun sequence:
- the GPR62 gene encoding G-protein coupled receptor 62 produces the protein MANTTGLNATEVSGSMGLILAVIVEATALLGNGVLLVVVLRTPGLRDALYLMHLCIVDLLAAASIMPLGLLAAPPPGLGRLRLGPAPCRAARFLSAALLPACTLGVAALGLARYRLIVHPLRPGSRPPPCLVLTALWAAAALLGALSMLGPPPAPPPAPARCSVLAGGLGPFRPLWAMLAFALPALLLLGAYGSIFLVARRAALGPLPPARGARPRSDSLDSRLSILPPLRPRLPGGKAALAPALAVGQFAACWLPYGCACLAPAAQAAAAEAAVTWVAYSAFAAHPFLYGLLQRPVRRGLGRLARQALRRPPRACTLRVWHPRALLQHLQGPPEGPALGPAEAPEQDPDLAGGENLSMPKAT, from the coding sequence ATGGCCAACACCACAGGGCTGAACGCCACCGAAGTCTCAGGCTCCATGGGGTTGATCCTGGCAGTTATTGTGGAGGCGACAGCGCTGCTGGGCAACGGCGTGCTGCTGGTCGTGGTGCTACGCACGCCAGGACTGCGCGACGCGCTCTACCTGATGCACCTGTGCATCGTGGACCTGTTGGCCGCCGCCTCCATCATGCCGTTGGGCCTGCTGGCCGCGCCGCCGCCGGGGCTGGGCCGCTTGCGCCTGGGCCCCGCTCCCTGCCGCGCCGCGCGCTTCCTGTCGGCTGCGCTGCTGCCGGCCTGCACGCTCGGCGTAGCCGCGCTGGGCCTCGCGCGCTACCGCCTCATAGTGCACCCGCTGCGGCCCGGCTCACGGCCTCCGCCCTGCCTCGTGCTCACGGCCCTTTGGGCCGCGGCGGCGCTGCTGGGCGCGCTCTCCATGCTCGGGCCGCCGCCCGcaccgcccccagccccagcccgctGCTCTGTCCTGGCCGGGGGCCTCGGGCCCTTCCGACCGCTCTGGGCGATGCTGGCCTTCGCGCTACCCGCCCTCCTGCTGCTCGGCGCCTATGGCAGCATCTTCCTGGTGGCGCGCCGCGCTGCCCTGGGGCCCCTGCCGCCCGCGCGCGGAGCCCGGCCGCGCTCCGACTCTTTGGATAGTCGCCTCTCCATCCTGCCGCCCCTCCGGCCTCGCCTGCCGGGGGGCAAAGCAGCCCTGGCCCCCGCACTGGCCGTGGGCCAATTCGCAGCCTGCTGGCTGCCATACGGCTGTGCGTGTCTGGCGCCCGCTGCGCAGGCCGCAGCGGCCGAGGCGGCCGTCACCTGGGTAGCCTACTCGGCCTTTGCGGCTCACCCCTTCCTGTATGGGCTGCTGCAGCGCCCGGTGCGCCGGGGACTGGGCCGCCTCGCCCGCCAAGCACTGCGTCGGCCCCCGCGAGCCTGCACTCTGCGGGTCTGGCACCCGCGGGCACTCCTGCAGCACCTCCAGGGACCTCCAGAGGGCCCTGCCCTAGGCCCCGCTGAAGCACCAGAACAAGATCCGGATTTGGCAGGAGGGGAGAACCTCAGCATGCCAAAGGCCACCTGA
- the ABHD14B gene encoding putative protein-lysine deacylase ABHD14B isoform X2 has translation MAGVEQQEGTIQVQGQSLFFREVRPGSGLAARFSVLLLHGIRFSSETWQNLGTLHRLAQAGYRAVAIDLPGLGRSKEAAAPAPVGELVPSSFLAAVVDALELGAPVVISPSLSGMYSLPFLTAPGSQLRGYVPVAPICTDKINAADYASVKTSALIVYGDQDPMGQTSFEHLKQLPNHRVLVMEGAGHPCYLDKPEEWHTRLLDFLQGLA, from the exons ATGGCAGGCGTGGAGCAGCAGGAGGGCACCATCCAGGTACAGGGCCAGAGCCTCTTCTTCCGGGAGGTTCGGCCTGGCAGTGGGCTGGCCGCCCGCTTCTCTGTTCTGCTGTTGCATGGCATCCGCTTCTCCTCTGAGACCTGGCAGAATCTGGGCACGCTGCACAGGCTGGCCCAGGCTGGCTACCGGGCTGTGGCCATTGACCTGCCAG GTCTGGGGCGCTCCAAGGAAGCAGCAGCCCCTGCCCCTGTCGGGGAGCTGGTCCCCAGCAGCTTCTTAGCAGCTGTGGTGGATGCCTTGGAGCTGGGCGCCCCAGTTGTGATCAGCCCGTCGCTGAGTGGCATGTACTCCCTGCCCTTCCTCACGGCCCCTGGCTCCCAGCTCCGGGGCTATGTGCCAGTGGCCCCCATCTGCACTGACAAGATCAATGCTGCCGACTATGCTAGTGTGAAG aCCTCAGCTCTTATTGTATATGGAGACCAGGACCCCATGGGTCAGACCAGCTTTGAGCACCTGAAGCAGCTGCCCAACCACCGGGTGTTGGTCATGGAGGGGGCGGGGCACCCTTGTTACCTTGACAAACCTGAGGAGTGGCATACCCGGCTGCTGGATTTCCTGCAGGGGCTGGCATAA
- the PCBP4 gene encoding poly(rC)-binding protein 4 isoform X1, with protein sequence MSSSDAGLEEEPELSITLTLRMLMHGKEVGSIIGKKGETVKRIREQSSARITISEGSCPERITTITGSTAAVFHAVSMIAFKLDEDLCSAPANGGNISRPPVTLRLVIPASQCGSLIGKAGTKIKEIRETTGAQVQVAGDLLPNSTERAVTVSGVPDAIILCVRQICAVILESPPKGATIPYHPSLSLGTVLLSTNQGFSVQGQYGAVTPAEVTKLQQLSGHTVPFASPTMVPGLDPGAQTSSQEFLVPNDLIGCVIGRQGSKISEIRQMSGAHIKIGNQAEGAGERHVTITGSPVSIALAQYLITACLETAKSTSGGTPGSAPADLPAPFSPPLTALPAAPPGLLGTPYAISLSNFIGLKPVPFLALPPASPGPPPGLAAYTAKMAAANGSKKAERQKFSPY encoded by the exons ATGAGCAGCTCAGATGCGGGGCTGGAGGAGGAGCCGGAGCTCAGCATCACGCTCACCCTGCGGATGCTAATGCACGGCAAG GAGGTGGGCAGCATCATCGGGAAG AAAGGAGAGACTGTAAAGCGGATCCGGGAGCAG AGCAGTGCCCGCATCACCATCTCTGAGGGCTCTTGCCCCGAGcgcatcaccaccatcaccggGTCTACGGCGGCTGTCTTCCACGCAGTCTCCATGATTGCCTTCAAGCTGGACGAG GACCTCTGCTCAGCTCCTGCCAATGGTGGGAACATCTCAAGGCCTCCAGTTACCCTGCGCCTCGTCATCCCCGCCAGCCAGTGTGGCTCTCTGATTGGGAAGGCTGGCACCAAGATCAAGGAGATCCGAGAG ACGACAGGTGCCCAGGTGCAGGTCGCAGGGGACCTGCTCCCCAATTCCACAGAGCGTGCTGTCACGGTGTCTGGGGTGCCTGATGCCATCATCCTGTGCGTGCGCCAGATCTGCGCTGTTATCCTGGAG TCCCCACCCAAAGGAGCCACTATTCCGTATCACCCAAGCCTCTCCTTAGGTACTGTCCTTCTGTCCACCAACCAG GGCTTTTCTGTCCAGGGCCAGTATGGGGCTGTGACCCCAGCTGAG GTCACTAAGCTCCAGCAGCTCTCGGGCCACACAGTCCCCTTTGCCTCACCCACCATGGTGCCAG GACTGGATCCTGGCGCGCAGACCAGCTCGCAGGAGTTCTTGGTTCCCAATGAC CTGATTGGCTGCGTCATCGGGCGCCAGGGCAGCAAGATCAGTGAGATCCGGCAGATGTCAGGGGCACATATCAAGATTGGGAACCAAGCGGAGGGCGCTGGAGAGCGGCACGTGACCATCACAGGTTCGCCGGTCTCCATCGCCCTTGCTCAGTACCTCATCACTGCCTG TCTAGAAACGGCCAAGTCTACCTCTGGGGGGACACCCGGCTCGGCCCCTGCAGACCTGCCTGCCCCATTCTCGCCACCCCTCACGGCCCTGCCTGCGGCACCCCCAGGCCTGCTGGGCACGCCCTACGCCATCTCCCTCTCCAACTTCATCGGCCTCAAGCCTGTGCCCTTCTTGGCTCTACCACCTGCTTCCCCAGGGCCACCGCCGGGCTTGGCAGCCTACACTGCCAAGATGGCAGCGGCCAATGGGAGCAAGAAAGCTGAGCGGCAGAAATTCTCCCCCTACTGA
- the ABHD14B gene encoding putative protein-lysine deacylase ABHD14B isoform X1, translating to MHVEQVAEGLGAAPSLVLGARDAKGLGKTEAAVRRTALTGPAAVCGHKRAPQSTARPPAQGRATSLLSRPSPFPVSPPQSPFAASTRQPSICSGPRNSPGTAPAQRQYGRRGAAGGHHPGLGRSKEAAAPAPVGELVPSSFLAAVVDALELGAPVVISPSLSGMYSLPFLTAPGSQLRGYVPVAPICTDKINAADYASVKTSALIVYGDQDPMGQTSFEHLKQLPNHRVLVMEGAGHPCYLDKPEEWHTRLLDFLQGLA from the exons ATGCATGTAGAGCAGGTCGCCGAGGGCCTCGGGGCTGCACCCAGTCTGGTGCTTGGGGCACGTGATGCCAAGGGGCTTGGGAAAACTGAGGCCGCTGTGAGAAGAACAGCACTGACCGGCCCTGCGGCAGTTTGTGGCCACAAGAGGGCGCCCCAGAGCACGGCCCGGCCCCCCGCACAAGGCCGGGCCACATCCCTGCTTTCCCGCCCCAGCCCCTTCCCAGTTTCCCCGCCCCAGTCCCCATTCGCCGCCAGCACTCGCCAGCCTTCTATCTGCTCGGGCCCACGCAACTCCCCAG GCACTGCACCAGCACAGCGGCAGTATGGCAGGCGTGGAGCAGCAGGAGGGCACCATCCAG GTCTGGGGCGCTCCAAGGAAGCAGCAGCCCCTGCCCCTGTCGGGGAGCTGGTCCCCAGCAGCTTCTTAGCAGCTGTGGTGGATGCCTTGGAGCTGGGCGCCCCAGTTGTGATCAGCCCGTCGCTGAGTGGCATGTACTCCCTGCCCTTCCTCACGGCCCCTGGCTCCCAGCTCCGGGGCTATGTGCCAGTGGCCCCCATCTGCACTGACAAGATCAATGCTGCCGACTATGCTAGTGTGAAG aCCTCAGCTCTTATTGTATATGGAGACCAGGACCCCATGGGTCAGACCAGCTTTGAGCACCTGAAGCAGCTGCCCAACCACCGGGTGTTGGTCATGGAGGGGGCGGGGCACCCTTGTTACCTTGACAAACCTGAGGAGTGGCATACCCGGCTGCTGGATTTCCTGCAGGGGCTGGCATAA
- the PCBP4 gene encoding poly(rC)-binding protein 4 isoform X2, whose translation MSSSDAGLEEEPELSITLTLRMLMHGKEVGSIIGKKGETVKRIREQSSARITISEGSCPERITTITGSTAAVFHAVSMIAFKLDEDLCSAPANGGNISRPPVTLRLVIPASQCGSLIGKAGTKIKEIRETTGAQVQVAGDLLPNSTERAVTVSGVPDAIILCVRQICAVILEGFSVQGQYGAVTPAEVTKLQQLSGHTVPFASPTMVPGLDPGAQTSSQEFLVPNDLIGCVIGRQGSKISEIRQMSGAHIKIGNQAEGAGERHVTITGSPVSIALAQYLITACLETAKSTSGGTPGSAPADLPAPFSPPLTALPAAPPGLLGTPYAISLSNFIGLKPVPFLALPPASPGPPPGLAAYTAKMAAANGSKKAERQKFSPY comes from the exons ATGAGCAGCTCAGATGCGGGGCTGGAGGAGGAGCCGGAGCTCAGCATCACGCTCACCCTGCGGATGCTAATGCACGGCAAG GAGGTGGGCAGCATCATCGGGAAG AAAGGAGAGACTGTAAAGCGGATCCGGGAGCAG AGCAGTGCCCGCATCACCATCTCTGAGGGCTCTTGCCCCGAGcgcatcaccaccatcaccggGTCTACGGCGGCTGTCTTCCACGCAGTCTCCATGATTGCCTTCAAGCTGGACGAG GACCTCTGCTCAGCTCCTGCCAATGGTGGGAACATCTCAAGGCCTCCAGTTACCCTGCGCCTCGTCATCCCCGCCAGCCAGTGTGGCTCTCTGATTGGGAAGGCTGGCACCAAGATCAAGGAGATCCGAGAG ACGACAGGTGCCCAGGTGCAGGTCGCAGGGGACCTGCTCCCCAATTCCACAGAGCGTGCTGTCACGGTGTCTGGGGTGCCTGATGCCATCATCCTGTGCGTGCGCCAGATCTGCGCTGTTATCCTGGAG GGCTTTTCTGTCCAGGGCCAGTATGGGGCTGTGACCCCAGCTGAG GTCACTAAGCTCCAGCAGCTCTCGGGCCACACAGTCCCCTTTGCCTCACCCACCATGGTGCCAG GACTGGATCCTGGCGCGCAGACCAGCTCGCAGGAGTTCTTGGTTCCCAATGAC CTGATTGGCTGCGTCATCGGGCGCCAGGGCAGCAAGATCAGTGAGATCCGGCAGATGTCAGGGGCACATATCAAGATTGGGAACCAAGCGGAGGGCGCTGGAGAGCGGCACGTGACCATCACAGGTTCGCCGGTCTCCATCGCCCTTGCTCAGTACCTCATCACTGCCTG TCTAGAAACGGCCAAGTCTACCTCTGGGGGGACACCCGGCTCGGCCCCTGCAGACCTGCCTGCCCCATTCTCGCCACCCCTCACGGCCCTGCCTGCGGCACCCCCAGGCCTGCTGGGCACGCCCTACGCCATCTCCCTCTCCAACTTCATCGGCCTCAAGCCTGTGCCCTTCTTGGCTCTACCACCTGCTTCCCCAGGGCCACCGCCGGGCTTGGCAGCCTACACTGCCAAGATGGCAGCGGCCAATGGGAGCAAGAAAGCTGAGCGGCAGAAATTCTCCCCCTACTGA